A segment of the Halopiger aswanensis genome:
TGTAGCACTGCCATCGATACAACCCGTCTAGCAGTTCAGTCACATATCCGGACTGCGAATGAGGGTCACTGGAACGACCATCGAACTGCCGACTACTCACGATCTCGCCTATGATGCATCCGACTCTGACCACGGTACTCGAACAGATAACGGTTCATGAGGACTGTGACCGAACGGCGCTTCCACCGCTGTACGAGGCTGTCGATCCCGAGGCCGTCACCTCGCTGCTCGAGTCAAATACAGACGTCGTTGTCCGCTTTGACTACGTTGGCTATCGAGTTGCGGTCGGTCCCGACTCTCACGAGATGACGGTGATCGACGAGGACTCGTGACGGCCTCTTGAGGCGGTTGTCGAACAACCACTCACTGTCCTTTCCTCGAGTCCAGAAAATCAAAGTCACCTGGAGACGGGCACTGTGCAGGCATGACCACTCGTAGGAAAACAATCAGTTGTCTATGGACTCGCTTTCCTCGAGGACTGCAACGACGTTCTCCTGCTGAACGTGAACACGTCGATAGTGGACTACGCCGC
Coding sequences within it:
- a CDS encoding HalOD1 output domain-containing protein; the protein is MHPTLTTVLEQITVHEDCDRTALPPLYEAVDPEAVTSLLESNTDVVVRFDYVGYRVAVGPDSHEMTVIDEDS